The Vibrio chagasii genome includes a region encoding these proteins:
- a CDS encoding prepilin peptidase → MEVFHYYPWLFPVLAFIFSLLIGSFLNVVIHRLPIMMEREWQQECSEYFSQYKIPAPEGKFNLSVPRSTCPKCKTQLRIVDNIPVLSWLFLKGKCHSCANPISARYPLVELLTATLCTVVASHFGFSFYAIALVFFTFALITATFIDLDTMLLPDQITLPLVWSGIALALFNIGPVSLQDSVVGAMAGYLALWSVYWLFKLLTGKEGMGYGDFKLLAALGAWLGWQHLPMIILLSSLVGLVFGLIQLRLKQQGIDKAFPFGPYLAIAGWVSLMWGNDIMGWYFTSVLGM, encoded by the coding sequence ATGGAAGTATTTCACTACTATCCTTGGCTATTCCCGGTATTAGCATTCATTTTTAGTCTTCTGATTGGCAGCTTCCTTAACGTCGTCATACATCGTTTACCAATTATGATGGAACGCGAATGGCAACAAGAGTGCTCGGAGTATTTCTCCCAATATAAAATTCCGGCGCCAGAAGGTAAGTTCAACCTCAGTGTTCCTCGCTCTACTTGCCCTAAATGTAAAACTCAATTAAGAATCGTCGACAATATTCCAGTGTTAAGCTGGTTGTTCTTGAAGGGTAAGTGTCACAGCTGTGCTAATCCAATCAGCGCTCGCTACCCTTTGGTTGAACTGCTGACTGCGACACTTTGCACAGTTGTTGCCAGTCACTTTGGTTTCAGTTTTTACGCTATTGCACTGGTATTTTTCACCTTTGCGTTAATTACCGCGACTTTTATCGACCTCGACACCATGCTATTGCCTGATCAAATTACCTTGCCGTTAGTTTGGTCTGGTATCGCTTTAGCCCTATTTAATATCGGCCCAGTATCGCTTCAAGACTCAGTAGTCGGCGCTATGGCTGGCTACCTCGCGTTATGGTCCGTCTACTGGCTGTTCAAACTGCTGACAGGTAAAGAAGGCATGGGTTACGGTGACTTCAAGTTACTGGCTGCACTTGGCGCATGGCTGGGTTGGCAGCATCTACCGATGATCATCCTGCTGTCTTCGCTTGTTGGCCTGGTGTTTGGTTTGATTCAGCTGCGCTTGAAACAGCAAGGCATTGATAAAGCCTTCCCATTCGGCCCTTACCTTGCGATTGCTGGTTGGGTAAGCTTGATGTGGGGTAACGACATCATGGGTTGGTATTTCACTTCAGTATTAGGAATGTAA
- the coaE gene encoding dephospho-CoA kinase (Dephospho-CoA kinase (CoaE) performs the final step in coenzyme A biosynthesis.), whose product MAIIIGLSGGIASGKTTVANLFNEHFGIDIVDADIVAREVVALGSDGLKQITAHFGETILLEDGTLNRSKLRELIFSDPEQKQWLNDLLHPMIRDKIDSDLSKVTSPYGLLVAPLLVENQMQGMTDRVLIVDVPTEVQIERTMSRDNVSREQVASILKSQASREQRLAVADDVIKNHTKNQELLPQITDLHKKYLAISTVDGSE is encoded by the coding sequence ATGGCAATCATTATCGGATTAAGTGGCGGTATAGCCAGTGGAAAAACGACTGTCGCTAACCTATTCAACGAACATTTTGGCATTGATATTGTCGACGCCGATATCGTGGCACGTGAAGTGGTTGCGTTAGGCAGTGATGGACTAAAACAGATTACTGCTCATTTTGGTGAAACCATCTTGCTTGAAGATGGCACACTCAATCGATCTAAACTGCGCGAGCTGATCTTCTCAGACCCAGAGCAAAAACAATGGCTCAATGATCTTCTTCATCCCATGATCCGTGACAAAATTGACAGTGACCTGTCTAAAGTCACCTCTCCCTATGGTTTATTAGTCGCACCTCTATTGGTTGAAAACCAGATGCAAGGCATGACGGATCGCGTATTAATTGTTGATGTGCCTACAGAAGTGCAAATTGAACGAACGATGAGCCGTGACAATGTTTCTAGGGAACAAGTTGCATCAATTTTGAAATCACAAGCTTCAAGAGAACAACGCTTAGCAGTTGCAGATGACGTGATTAAAAACCATACTAAAAACCAAGAACTTTTGCCGCAAATCACAGATTTACATAAAAAGTATCTGGCAATCAGTACAGTAGATGGGTCAGAATAG
- the zapD gene encoding cell division protein ZapD — protein sequence MITHKFEHPLNEKTRIYLRVESLLRQLHLSSTFSDAQQYQLFFRSIFDLIEIFEQIQLKSELAKDLEKQRVTYKSWLDVEGVDQEMLTSLLNDIGNIYRDLMHAERFGQSLKEDRFLSAIRQRFNLPGGSCCFDLPALHYWLHLPLDKRMRDAKAWMDSLQPLYEALTLWLKLTRETGHFKEQIARAGFFQSDAEEANILRLSIPMQYGAYPMISGHKNRFAVKFMSFETGQACTQDIEFELAICT from the coding sequence ATGATCACCCACAAATTTGAACATCCTCTAAATGAGAAAACACGCATCTACCTAAGAGTGGAATCACTCTTGAGGCAGTTACACCTGTCTTCTACATTTTCCGATGCTCAACAGTATCAACTCTTTTTCCGCTCTATCTTCGATCTGATTGAAATCTTCGAACAGATCCAACTCAAGAGCGAACTTGCAAAAGATCTTGAGAAGCAACGTGTCACCTACAAAAGCTGGTTAGACGTTGAAGGTGTCGATCAAGAGATGCTTACGTCACTGCTCAATGACATTGGCAACATCTATCGTGATTTAATGCACGCGGAGCGTTTTGGTCAATCTCTCAAAGAAGACCGCTTCCTAAGTGCCATTCGCCAGCGTTTTAATCTGCCTGGCGGTTCATGCTGCTTTGACCTACCAGCGCTGCATTATTGGTTACACCTCCCTCTTGATAAAAGAATGAGAGATGCCAAGGCGTGGATGGATAGCCTACAGCCTCTGTATGAAGCGCTAACGCTATGGTTAAAGCTAACCCGAGAGACTGGTCACTTTAAAGAGCAAATTGCTCGCGCTGGCTTCTTCCAAAGCGATGCTGAAGAAGCGAATATCCTTCGCCTATCCATTCCGATGCAATACGGTGCCTACCCTATGATCTCAGGGCACAAAAACCGCTTTGCTGTTAAATTCATGAGTTTTGAAACAGGACAAGCCTGTACTCAAGATATCGAATTTGAGCTGGCTATCTGCACCTAA
- the yacG gene encoding DNA gyrase inhibitor YacG: MSNKITIVKCPQCNTDVEWGEQSPHRPFCSKQCQMIDFGEWADEENSIAGAPDMSDSDGWSEDQY, encoded by the coding sequence ATGTCGAACAAAATCACCATCGTTAAATGCCCTCAATGTAATACTGACGTTGAATGGGGTGAACAGAGCCCACACCGTCCGTTTTGCAGTAAGCAATGTCAGATGATTGATTTCGGTGAATGGGCAGACGAAGAGAACAGCATCGCTGGCGCACCAGACATGTCCGATAGCGATGGTTGGTCAGAAGACCAGTACTAA
- a CDS encoding IS110 family RNA-guided transposase: MIPPQKVKPYRSGNKNDANDAIAIYEASLRSDIHAVPVKTPEQQDIAMLLSLRQSYIKQRTAVSLRIRGYAAECGITFPQGANKLRELLPFVIEDMENELTPTTRFVLRELHAQLLNLDEPIERVESQLIDFAKQIPACQLLITLRGVRWVIASAIFSRLGDASAYRNGRGASASLGLVPAHTGSGGKNKNHGISKSGDKTLRSLVVHGARAVVANIRDKEDRLSCWIRNLLERKSFNQVVVALANKTIRMACAMLKSNQSYNETLIA, encoded by the coding sequence ATGATACCTCCCCAAAAAGTGAAGCCGTATCGCAGTGGTAATAAGAACGATGCTAATGATGCTATCGCGATTTACGAAGCTTCCTTACGCTCCGATATTCATGCTGTACCTGTAAAAACACCGGAGCAGCAAGATATCGCAATGCTGCTGAGTTTAAGACAAAGCTATATAAAACAACGCACGGCAGTAAGTCTACGTATCCGTGGCTATGCAGCGGAATGTGGCATTACCTTCCCACAAGGAGCCAATAAACTGCGAGAACTACTCCCTTTCGTTATCGAAGATATGGAGAATGAATTAACACCGACAACTCGATTCGTTCTCCGAGAATTACATGCTCAGCTACTAAATCTTGATGAGCCTATCGAGAGAGTTGAATCGCAACTTATAGACTTTGCAAAGCAAATACCCGCTTGCCAGTTATTAATCACTTTACGAGGTGTACGTTGGGTGATTGCAAGTGCCATTTTTTCCCGTCTGGGTGACGCTTCGGCCTATAGAAATGGTCGAGGAGCTAGTGCGAGCTTAGGTTTAGTTCCGGCTCATACTGGCAGTGGTGGTAAGAACAAAAACCACGGAATAAGTAAATCAGGTGATAAAACCTTACGCTCTCTTGTCGTTCATGGAGCAAGAGCGGTGGTAGCGAATATCCGAGATAAAGAAGATCGCTTAAGTTGCTGGATACGAAACTTATTAGAAAGAAAGTCGTTTAACCAAGTGGTTGTCGCCCTTGCGAACAAAACGATCAGAATGGCTTGTGCCATGCTGAAAAGCAATCAATCTTATAATGAGACGTTAATCGCTTAA
- the rplS gene encoding 50S ribosomal protein L19: MSNIIKALEEEQLKSDLPKFAPGDTVVVQVKVKEGDRERLQAFEGVVIAIRNRGLHSAFTVRKISNGEGVERAFQTHSPMVDSIEVKRRGAVRRAKLYYLRERSGKSARIKEKLAKK, from the coding sequence ATGAGCAACATCATTAAGGCTCTTGAAGAAGAGCAACTAAAATCAGACCTTCCTAAATTCGCACCAGGTGACACTGTTGTAGTTCAGGTTAAGGTAAAAGAAGGTGACCGTGAGCGTCTACAGGCTTTCGAAGGCGTAGTAATCGCTATTCGTAACCGTGGTCTTCACTCTGCATTCACAGTTCGTAAGATCTCGAACGGTGAAGGTGTAGAGCGTGCGTTCCAAACTCACTCTCCAATGGTTGATAGCATCGAAGTTAAACGCCGTGGTGCAGTACGTCGTGCCAAGTTGTACTACCTACGTGAGCGTTCTGGTAAGTCTGCTCGTATTAAAGAGAAGCTTGCTAAGAAGTAA
- the trmD gene encoding tRNA (guanosine(37)-N1)-methyltransferase TrmD, with product MWVGVISLFPEMFRSVTDFGVTGQAVKKGLLSIETWNPRDFTHDKHRTVDDRPYGGGPGMLMMVQPLRDAIQTAKQASPGKTKVIYLSPQGRKLDQKGVEELATNENLLLICGRYEGVDERIIQSEVDEEWSIGDFVMTGGELPAMTLIDSVSRFVPGVLGDFASAEEDSFANGLLDCPHYTRPEVLDDKEVPSVLKSGNHKDIRHWRLKQSLGRTWLRRPELLENLALTDEQEQLLAEFIKEQRS from the coding sequence ATGTGGGTTGGCGTAATTAGCCTATTTCCTGAAATGTTCCGTTCAGTTACTGATTTTGGAGTAACGGGTCAAGCGGTAAAGAAAGGTCTTTTATCTATTGAGACATGGAATCCTCGCGATTTCACTCATGATAAGCATCGCACTGTTGATGACAGACCTTACGGTGGTGGTCCTGGCATGTTAATGATGGTTCAGCCTTTGCGCGACGCTATTCAAACTGCCAAACAAGCATCACCGGGAAAGACGAAAGTTATCTATCTTTCACCTCAAGGTCGTAAACTCGACCAGAAAGGTGTTGAAGAGCTGGCAACAAACGAGAATTTACTTCTTATTTGTGGTCGCTATGAAGGGGTAGATGAGCGCATCATTCAATCTGAAGTCGACGAAGAATGGTCGATTGGAGATTTTGTGATGACGGGTGGTGAACTGCCAGCCATGACGCTGATTGATTCAGTATCTCGGTTTGTACCGGGTGTACTTGGAGATTTCGCTTCAGCAGAAGAAGATTCTTTTGCAAATGGTTTGCTAGATTGCCCTCACTATACGCGCCCTGAGGTGCTAGACGACAAAGAGGTGCCTTCGGTACTCAAGTCTGGAAACCATAAGGACATTCGTCACTGGCGATTAAAACAATCGTTGGGCCGAACTTGGCTAAGAAGACCAGAACTCCTGGAAAACCTAGCTCTGACTGACGAACAGGAACAATTACTGGCTGAATTCATTAAAGAGCAACGCTCTTAA
- the rimM gene encoding ribosome maturation factor RimM (Essential for efficient processing of 16S rRNA) translates to MSMKGKETMSKQDEKIVMGKFGATYGIRGWLKVFSYTDNAESIFDYSPWYVNQKGKWVEFKVESWKRHNKGMVCKLEGFEVREDAHVLTNFEIAIDPASLPELSEEEFYWRELFGMQVVTTKGYDLGVVTDMLETGSNDVLVIKANLKDAFGQKERLVPYLEEQVIKKVDREAQRIEVDWDPGF, encoded by the coding sequence ATGTCGATGAAGGGTAAAGAAACGATGAGCAAGCAAGACGAAAAAATTGTTATGGGCAAGTTTGGTGCTACCTATGGCATTCGTGGCTGGCTTAAAGTTTTTTCCTACACAGACAACGCTGAAAGCATATTTGATTACTCTCCTTGGTACGTTAACCAAAAGGGGAAGTGGGTTGAATTCAAAGTAGAAAGCTGGAAGCGCCATAACAAAGGTATGGTGTGTAAGCTGGAAGGTTTTGAGGTTCGCGAGGACGCTCATGTACTGACTAACTTTGAAATCGCAATAGACCCTGCTTCATTACCTGAATTGTCAGAAGAGGAATTCTACTGGCGTGAATTGTTTGGTATGCAAGTTGTAACCACTAAAGGTTACGATCTAGGTGTCGTTACCGACATGCTAGAAACTGGCTCAAACGATGTTCTAGTAATCAAAGCAAATCTTAAGGATGCTTTCGGACAAAAGGAACGGTTAGTACCGTACCTTGAAGAGCAAGTGATCAAGAAAGTTGATCGCGAAGCTCAACGGATCGAAGTTGACTGGGATCCTGGATTCTAA
- the rpsP gene encoding 30S ribosomal protein S16, translated as MVTIRLARHGAKKRPFYQIVVADSRNAATGRFIEKVGFFNPTAQGQEEGLRLDLDRVNHWVGQGASLSDRVAKLVKDAQKAA; from the coding sequence ATGGTAACCATTCGTTTGGCACGTCACGGCGCTAAGAAGCGTCCATTCTATCAAATCGTAGTTGCGGATAGCCGTAACGCTGCAACTGGCCGTTTCATCGAGAAAGTAGGTTTCTTTAACCCTACTGCTCAAGGTCAAGAAGAAGGTCTACGTCTAGACCTAGATCGCGTTAACCACTGGGTTGGTCAAGGCGCATCTCTATCTGATCGTGTAGCTAAGCTAGTTAAAGACGCTCAAAAAGCGGCTTAA
- the ffh gene encoding signal recognition particle protein translates to MFDNLTDRLSKTLKNISGKGRLTEDNIKDTLREVRMALLEADVALPVVRDFVKRVKEGAVGVEVSKSLTPGQEFIKIVQAELEAVMGESNEALNLAAQPPAVILMAGLQGAGKTTSVGKLSKLLTERDKKKVLVVSADVYRPAAIKQLETLASDVGVDFFPSSADQKPIDIANAAIDHAKKKFYDVLLVDTAGRLAIDEEMMGEIQELHTAINPVETLFVVDAMTGQDAANTAKAFGDALPLTGVILTKVDGDARGGAALSVRHITGKPIKFLGVGEKTDALEPFHPDRVASRILGMGDVLSLIEDLQKNVDTEKAEKLAKKFKEKKGFDLEDFREQLGQMQNMGGMMGMMDKLPGMSQLPDNVKDKVDDKMFKQMEAIINSMTMKERQRPELIKGSRKKRIAAGSGTQVQDVNRMLKQFTQMQKMMKKMQKGGMKGMMRNMQGMMGGGGMGGMGGGFNPFGR, encoded by the coding sequence ATGTTTGATAATTTAACGGATCGTCTATCCAAAACGCTGAAGAATATCAGCGGTAAAGGTCGTCTGACCGAAGACAATATTAAAGATACGCTACGTGAAGTGCGTATGGCGCTTCTTGAAGCTGACGTGGCACTGCCAGTTGTTCGCGATTTTGTTAAGCGCGTAAAAGAAGGCGCTGTGGGTGTTGAGGTTTCTAAATCTCTAACACCGGGCCAAGAATTCATTAAGATCGTTCAAGCTGAACTTGAAGCTGTGATGGGTGAGTCTAACGAGGCACTTAACCTAGCTGCGCAGCCGCCAGCGGTTATCTTAATGGCTGGTCTACAAGGTGCGGGTAAAACCACATCGGTAGGTAAGCTATCTAAATTGCTGACAGAGCGTGACAAGAAGAAAGTATTGGTTGTGTCTGCCGACGTTTACCGTCCTGCGGCGATCAAACAACTTGAAACGTTAGCTAGCGATGTTGGCGTTGACTTCTTCCCTTCTTCGGCTGACCAGAAGCCGATTGATATTGCTAACGCTGCAATCGACCACGCGAAGAAGAAATTCTACGACGTGCTACTTGTCGATACCGCGGGTCGTTTAGCGATTGATGAAGAGATGATGGGCGAGATCCAAGAGCTTCATACTGCAATCAACCCAGTTGAGACTCTATTCGTTGTTGATGCTATGACAGGTCAAGATGCGGCGAATACGGCAAAAGCCTTTGGTGATGCGCTTCCACTAACCGGTGTTATCTTAACGAAAGTTGATGGTGATGCGCGTGGTGGTGCGGCGCTGTCTGTTCGTCATATTACAGGTAAGCCAATCAAATTCTTAGGTGTGGGTGAGAAAACTGACGCACTAGAACCATTCCACCCTGATCGTGTTGCTTCTCGTATCTTAGGTATGGGTGACGTTCTATCGCTTATTGAAGACCTACAGAAAAACGTTGATACCGAGAAAGCAGAGAAGCTGGCTAAGAAGTTCAAAGAGAAGAAAGGTTTTGACCTTGAAGACTTCCGTGAACAGCTAGGTCAGATGCAAAACATGGGCGGCATGATGGGCATGATGGATAAGCTTCCAGGCATGTCTCAGCTACCAGACAACGTGAAAGATAAAGTTGATGACAAGATGTTCAAGCAGATGGAAGCGATCATCAACTCTATGACCATGAAAGAGCGTCAACGCCCTGAGCTAATCAAAGGCTCACGTAAAAAACGTATTGCTGCAGGTTCTGGTACACAGGTACAAGATGTAAACCGTATGCTTAAGCAGTTCACCCAAATGCAGAAAATGATGAAGAAAATGCAGAAAGGTGGCATGAAAGGCATGATGCGCAACATGCAAGGCATGATGGGCGGCGGTGGCATGGGTGGTATGGGCGGCGGCTTCAACCCGTTCGGTCGATAA
- a CDS encoding cytochrome C assembly family protein codes for MDSLIAIAAAFLYTMAISTIIPGLVHQTGIRVKTVFISALLALAFHAWLLGDLIFNASGQNLSILNVASLISLIISLVMSGAMLKTRLWFILPVVYSFAALNLMAATFLPSTFIKHLENDPKLLMHISLALFSYATLTIGALYALQLAWLDHKLKKKKALVINPNLPPLMMVERQLFKIILIGNGLLTGTLLTGFIFVQDMFAQGKAHKAVLSFIAWVIYSILLWGHYQKGWRGQKVTWFALAGASMLTLAYFGSRFVQEIILR; via the coding sequence ATGGACAGTCTTATTGCGATCGCAGCAGCCTTTCTTTATACAATGGCGATTTCCACGATCATTCCAGGTCTCGTGCACCAAACAGGAATCCGTGTAAAAACGGTGTTTATCAGCGCATTACTTGCTCTAGCTTTCCATGCTTGGTTGCTTGGCGACTTAATCTTTAATGCCAGTGGTCAAAACCTCAGTATCTTAAACGTTGCGTCACTGATCAGTTTAATCATTTCTCTAGTGATGAGCGGTGCTATGCTCAAAACCAGACTGTGGTTCATTCTTCCTGTGGTTTATAGCTTCGCAGCACTGAACTTGATGGCGGCAACTTTTCTTCCAAGTACCTTCATCAAACATTTAGAGAATGACCCAAAACTGCTGATGCACATCTCTTTGGCGCTGTTCTCTTACGCGACACTGACTATCGGCGCGCTATACGCACTACAGCTTGCGTGGCTAGATCACAAACTTAAAAAGAAGAAAGCACTGGTTATCAACCCTAACCTACCTCCATTAATGATGGTTGAAAGACAACTTTTCAAGATCATCCTAATTGGTAATGGCTTATTAACGGGTACCTTACTGACTGGTTTCATCTTCGTACAAGACATGTTTGCTCAAGGTAAAGCACACAAAGCCGTATTGTCTTTTATTGCTTGGGTTATCTACTCCATTCTTCTGTGGGGCCATTACCAAAAAGGCTGGCGTGGACAAAAGGTGACTTGGTTCGCCCTTGCTGGTGCCAGCATGCTCACATTAGCCTACTTCGGTAGTCGCTTCGTTCAGGAAATCATCCTGAGATAA
- a CDS encoding HlyC/CorC family transporter, whose product MDDISTGILFALLACLIVISGYFSGSETGMMSLNRYRLKHLANTGHKGAKRVEKLLNRPDRLIGLILIGNNLVNILASAIATILGMRIYGDIGVAVATGTLTLVILVFAEVTPKTIASLFPERVSYASSILLMILMKVLSPLVILVNFITNGFIRILGVKASHDATDHLSSEELRTVVNEAGNLIPQRHQDMLVSILDLEHVTVNDIMVPRNEITGIDINDDWKSIVRQLTHSPHGRVVLYRDQIDEVVGMLRLREAYRLMLEKNEFNKETLLRAADEIYFIPEATPLNIQLLKFQRNKQRIGLIVDEYGDINGLVTLEDILEEIVGEFTTSIAPSLSDEITPQSDGSFLIEGSANIRDINKGLQWALPTDGPRTLNGLILEHLEDIPESHLSVQVASHPMEIVELEENRIKLVRVFPQIANG is encoded by the coding sequence TTGGACGACATATCAACGGGTATCTTATTTGCGCTACTCGCGTGTCTCATTGTAATTTCTGGTTATTTCTCTGGTTCCGAAACGGGCATGATGTCCTTGAACCGCTACCGTTTAAAGCACTTGGCCAATACGGGTCATAAAGGTGCAAAGCGCGTTGAAAAACTTCTGAACCGCCCCGACAGGTTGATAGGCCTCATTCTCATCGGTAACAACCTTGTCAACATTCTCGCTTCTGCGATCGCAACCATTCTTGGTATGCGTATCTACGGGGACATCGGTGTGGCTGTCGCAACCGGTACCCTGACTCTCGTGATCCTCGTATTCGCTGAGGTCACACCAAAAACCATCGCTTCTCTGTTTCCTGAACGTGTCTCCTACGCCAGCAGCATCTTGTTAATGATTCTGATGAAGGTGCTGTCACCACTGGTGATATTAGTGAACTTCATTACCAATGGCTTTATTCGTATTCTGGGTGTCAAAGCCAGTCACGACGCGACCGATCATTTGAGCTCTGAAGAGCTAAGAACCGTTGTAAATGAAGCGGGCAATCTGATACCTCAACGTCACCAAGATATGTTGGTGTCTATTCTAGATTTAGAGCACGTTACGGTGAACGACATCATGGTGCCTCGTAACGAGATTACCGGTATCGACATTAATGATGATTGGAAATCCATCGTTCGCCAGCTGACCCACTCCCCTCATGGCCGAGTTGTTCTTTATCGTGACCAAATTGATGAAGTAGTTGGCATGCTAAGGCTGCGCGAAGCGTATCGTTTGATGCTGGAAAAAAACGAATTCAACAAAGAGACTCTGCTGCGTGCCGCAGACGAAATCTACTTCATTCCTGAAGCAACCCCACTCAATATTCAGCTGCTAAAATTCCAACGCAACAAACAGCGCATCGGTCTAATCGTTGATGAGTACGGTGATATCAATGGCTTGGTGACATTAGAAGATATTCTAGAAGAAATTGTCGGTGAGTTTACCACTTCAATTGCGCCAAGTTTGTCTGATGAAATCACACCGCAGAGCGACGGCAGCTTCCTAATTGAAGGCAGTGCGAACATTCGTGATATCAACAAAGGCTTGCAGTGGGCTCTCCCAACCGATGGTCCTAGAACGTTAAATGGTTTGATACTTGAACATCTGGAAGACATTCCAGAGAGCCACCTAAGTGTTCAGGTTGCCAGTCATCCAATGGAGATTGTGGAGCTTGAAGAGAACCGCATCAAGCTAGTACGTGTCTTTCCACAAATCGCCAATGGATAA
- the luxS gene encoding S-ribosylhomocysteine lyase: MPLLDSFTVDHTRMNAPAVRVAKTMQTPKGDTITVFDLRFTAPNKDILSEKGIHTLEHLYAGFMRAQLNGADVEIIDISPMGCRTGFYMSLIGTPSEQQVADAWLAAMQDVLKVESQNKIPELNEYQCGTAAMHSLDEAKEIANAIIAAGISVNKNDELALPESMLKELKVD; encoded by the coding sequence ATGCCTTTATTAGATAGTTTTACTGTAGATCACACTCGTATGAACGCACCAGCAGTTCGTGTTGCGAAAACAATGCAAACTCCAAAAGGGGATACCATTACGGTATTTGACCTGCGTTTTACGGCACCAAACAAAGATATCCTATCTGAGAAAGGTATCCATACTCTAGAGCACCTATACGCTGGCTTCATGCGTGCTCAACTGAACGGTGCAGACGTAGAGATTATCGATATTTCACCTATGGGCTGTCGTACAGGTTTCTACATGAGCCTGATTGGTACACCTTCAGAGCAGCAAGTTGCTGATGCTTGGTTAGCGGCAATGCAAGACGTGCTGAAAGTTGAGAGCCAGAATAAGATCCCTGAGCTGAACGAATACCAGTGTGGTACAGCAGCAATGCACTCTTTAGACGAAGCGAAAGAGATCGCGAATGCCATCATCGCTGCTGGTATCTCAGTAAATAAGAACGACGAACTAGCACTGCCAGAGTCAATGCTTAAAGAGCTTAAAGTCGATTAA
- a CDS encoding transglycosylase SLT domain-containing protein, protein MERKQALFGKPTRVSSKWLPVVTVGVVSSLLVGCATPPPKQQDNLCSIFREHPSWYEDALDMQEEWGTPINVAMAFVKQESSFRHDARPPKDYILGFIPWGRVSSAYGYAQAQDPAWEDFQKATNNGGSRTNFDDALMFIGWYTSETRRQLGISLWDPYNQYLAYHEGRGGYKRKSYNSKPSLIKVARKVEQQAKDYGWQLKQCRKGLEDNRSWLF, encoded by the coding sequence GTGGAAAGGAAGCAAGCCTTATTTGGTAAGCCTACTCGTGTGAGTAGTAAATGGTTACCTGTAGTCACTGTCGGTGTTGTCTCTAGCCTTTTGGTTGGTTGTGCAACACCACCGCCGAAACAGCAAGATAACCTATGCAGCATCTTCAGAGAACATCCATCGTGGTATGAAGATGCCTTAGATATGCAAGAAGAGTGGGGCACTCCCATCAACGTAGCGATGGCTTTTGTAAAACAAGAGAGTAGCTTTCGTCATGATGCGCGGCCACCAAAAGATTACATCCTTGGTTTCATCCCTTGGGGCCGTGTAAGCAGCGCTTATGGCTATGCTCAAGCTCAGGATCCCGCTTGGGAAGATTTCCAAAAAGCGACCAACAATGGCGGTTCAAGAACCAACTTTGATGATGCGCTGATGTTTATAGGCTGGTACACCAGCGAAACGCGTCGTCAACTCGGTATCTCGCTATGGGACCCGTACAACCAGTACTTGGCTTACCATGAAGGCCGCGGTGGTTATAAACGTAAGTCGTATAACAGCAAACCATCTTTAATTAAGGTGGCTCGTAAAGTCGAACAGCAAGCAAAAGATTATGGTTGGCAACTGAAACAGTGCCGCAAAGGACTAGAAGACAATCGAAGTTGGCTTTTCTAA